Within Pseudomonas tructae, the genomic segment AAAAAGCCCTTGTCCTGGTTCTGAACGTCCTGCTGCCAGTTGAACACATCGACATCACGCAGCAGCGGTTTGATGTAGCCGGTGAGCCTGCCGTTTTGCGCTTGCGCCTCGATCACCAGGTCGCCGTGGCCGGCATTGAAGTCGAACTTGCCATAGGCGCTGGCGAAGTCATTGAGCCGGCGCAGCTCGATAGCGGTGGCGCGCAGGCGGAACTTGAAGTCGTCGAAGTCGCTGAACGGGTCGAAGGTGGCGCTGCTTTCGACACTGGCATCGCCCAGCAGGCGGGCCTTGGCGTCGAAGGTGGCATCGCGGCGGCCCTTGCGGTCCTCGACGTTGGTCAGGTTGCGGATGCTGGCATCGAGTTGGGTGGCCTTGAGGTTGACCGGCGGCCTGGAGTTGAAGTTGCGAAAACTCAAGGTGCCGTCTTCGATGCGCACTTCGTTGAGGGTGATCGGCAGCAGTTTTTCCAGCTGCTGGCGCCAGTCGGTGCCCTGGCCGGTCTGTGAACTCTGCTTGCTGGCGCCGTCGACGAAGTTCAACTGTGGCTTGAGGAAGGTTACCTCGGCGACCACCGCCTGGTCGTGCCACAGCGAATGCCAGCTGACCGAGAGGTCGATCAATGGCGCTTCAAGCAGGGGCACCGGCACCTTGCCACTGGTCTTGACGATGTTCAGGCCGTTGATCTTATAGGCGCCGCGCCACAACGCCAGGTCGACATCGGTGACCTGCCCGCGGTAGTCGCCCATGTCGGCCAGCTTGTCGTTGAGGTAGTTGCGCACCAGCAGCGGCAGGGTCAGGTGCAAGGCCAATAGTAACAATGTGATACCCAGCAGCCCCCACAAGGGCCAGCGATAGCGGCGTTTCATCGGCGGCGGTTCCCGGCAAGGTAGTGATCGGTTGACCCCTGTCAGCCTCAGGGGTTCGCCGGTTGTGGACGCACTGGCGATGCAGGCTTACCCTTGAAGTTTTCCGCCCGGTGTATAAAAGGACCCCGCCATGAGCCGTATCTTTGCTGACAACGCGCATTCCATCGGCAACACGCCGCTGGTGCAGATCAACCGCATCGCCCCTCGCGGCGTCACCGTGCTGGCCAAGATCGAGGGGCGCAACCCCGGGTACTCGGTCAAGTGCCGGATCGGCGCGAACATGATCTGGGACGCCGAAAGCAGCGGCAAACTCAAACCGGGCATGACCATCGTCGAGCCGACCTCGGGCAACACCGGCATCGGCCTGGCCTTTGTCGCCGCCGCCCGTGGCTACACGCTGCTGCTGACCATGCCGGCGTCGATGAGCATCGAGCGGCGCAAGGTGCTCAAGGCCCTGGGCGCGCAGCTGGAACTCACCGACCCGGCCAAGGGCATGAAAGGCGCGATCGAAAAGGCCAACGAGCTCGTTGCCAGCGACCCTGCGAAGTACTTTTTGCCCGGTCAGTTCGAGAACCCGGCCAACCCTGCGATTCACGAGAAGACCACCGGCCCGGAAATCTGGAACGATACCGACGGCGCGGTCGATGTGCTGGTGGCCGGGGTCGGTACCGGCGGCACCATTACCGGGGTGTCGCGCTACATCAAGCAGACCAAGGGCAAGGCGATCCTCTCGGTGGCGGTCGAGCCGAGCAGCTCGCCAGTGATCACCCAGGCCCGCGCCGGTGAAGAAATCAAGCCCAGCCCGCACAAGATCCAGGGCATCGGCGCAGGTTTTGTGCCCAAGAACCTGGATTTGTCGATGGTCGACCAGGTCGAGCTGGTCACTGACGAGGAGTCCAAGGCCATGGCCCTGCGCCTGATGCAGGAAGAGGGCATCCTCTGCGGGATTTCCTCCGGAGCAGCCATGGCCGCCGCAGTGCGCCTGGCGGAAAAACCGGAAATGCAGGGCAAGACCATCGTCGTCGTCCTGCCGGACTCCGGTGAGCGCTACCTGTCGAGCATGCTCTTTGCCGACCTGTTCACCGAGCAGGAAAACCAGCAGTAAACCGCAGCGGCGCTGATCCGGCGCAATGTTCGGCGCCGCTGTTTGTTGCAGAATCCTCAACACTGATTGCCCGCCGCGCAGGCTTGTACCGCGGCCGGATCGGTTTATCATGCTCGATTAATCTGGCAGCGATGGCCTGATCGAAATTCCAAGGAGTGTTGCATGACCTTTTCCTTTGTCGCCAAGGCAGGTGTACTGCTGCTGTTTTTCGGCAGCACCTTGTATGTGCACCTGCGCGGCAAGGCGCGTTTGCCAATGTTGCGCCAGTTCGTCAACCATTCGGCGCTGTTCGCCCCTTATAACGCCCTGATGTACCTGTTTTCCGGCGTGCCGTCCAAGCCCTACCTGGACCGTAGCCGCTTCCCCGAACTCGACGTGCTCAAGGACAACTGGGAAGTGATCCGCGAAGAGGCCATGCACCTGTTCGATGAGGGTTACATCCGCGCCGCCGAGAAAGACAACGACGCCGGCTTCGGTTCATTCTTCAAGAAGGGCTGGAAGCGTTTTTACCTGAAATGGTATGACAAGCCGCTGCCTTCGGCCGAAACGCTGTGCCCCAAGACTGTCGAGCTGGTCAACAGCATCCCCAACGTCAAGGGCGCGATGTTCGCCTTGCTGCCCGGTGGCAGCCACCTGAACCCGCACCGCGATCCGTTCGCCGGCTCCTTGCGTTATCACCTGGGCCTGTCGACGCCCAACTCCGACGACTGCCGGATCTACGTCGATGGCCAGGTGTATGCGTGGCGCGACGGTGAAGACGTGATGTTCGACGAGACCTATGTGCACTGGGTCAAGAACGAAACCCAAACCACCCGGGTGATCCTCTTCTGCGACGTCGAGCGGCCGCTCAACAGCCCGCTGATGACCCGCATCAACCGCAAGGTCAGTGCCTTCCTCGGCCGCGCCACCGCGCCGCAGAACACCGACGACGAGCGGGTTGGCGGGATCAACCAGGCCTATGCCTGGAGCAAACGTTTCAGCAACGTGATCAGCAGCCGGGTCAAGCAGTTCAAACGTGCCAACCCCAAGGCCTACCGGGTGTTGCGTCCGGTGCTGGCGGTGGTGGTTGCCTATCTGTTGTATCGCTGGCTGTTTTGAGAAAGACATCGCGGGGCAAGCCCGCTCCTACACTGTACCTGTGGGAGCGGGCTTGCCCCGCGATAAATTCACCACTATAGTCAGCCACAGTTCACTTCACCGAAGACCTGCTCATGCCAGCTTCCTGCCCATCCACCGTATTCGCCACCGCGCCTGACGCGGTTGTCGTTGTGCGCGGGAATCAGCAGCCGGCCATGATCAGTCACTACCCACCACCTGTCAGTAGCGTGGTCGTGTGCATCGTTGCACCGCCAGCGGTGGTCGTGCTGGGCTAAGCAGCCAATCGCTGCGTCCCCCACACCTGCACCCTACTGAACACGGTTGGCTACCCCTCGCGCGTAGCACCGTTCGGCTTATCTGCCCGAATTACAGGTGGCATTCATGTCTGTTCTAGCAAAACAATCCGTGGTCTCGGTGGCCACTACCAGCCTGTTCGTCCTGCTCTGGAGTAGCGGGGCGATCGTCTCCAAGCTTGGCCTGGCCCATGCCAGCCCCTTTGCCTTCTTGCTGCTGCGTTCAGCCCTGGCCCTGGCCGGCCTGCTGTTGCTCAGCCCGTTGCTCAAGCTGCACTGGCCGCGCACGCGCCCGGCAGTGCTGCAAGCCCTGGCCACCGGTTGCGTGCTGCTGGGTGCCTACCAGATCTTCTACCTGCTGGCGCTCAACACCCAGGTGACCCCCGGGGTCATGGCCACGGTCATGGGCGTGCAACCGATCCTCACCGTGGTGCTGATGGAGCGCCAGCGTTCCTGGAGCCGGTTGTTCGGCCTGGGCCTGGGCTTGAGCGGCTTGATCATGGTGGTCTACCAGGGCATCAACCTGGGTGGTGTATCACTGGCGGGGATGCTGTTTGCCCTGCTGGCGCTGATGAGCATGACCTTTGGCTCGATCATGCAAAAGCGCATCACCCGCAACCCCCTGGGTACCTTGCCGTTGCAGTACTTTGCCGGGTTGGTGATGTGTGCCGTGTTTGCGCCGTTTCAGCCGCTGCAGGTGGAGCTGACCGGCAGCTTCGTCGGCGCCTTGCTGTGGATGGGGCTGGTGGTGTCGCTGTTGGCGACCTTGCTGCTGTACCGGCTGATCGCCCAGGGCAACCTGGTGAATGTCACCAGCCTGTTCTACCTGGTGCCGGCAGTCACGGCAGTGATGGACTACCTGATTTTCGGCAACCGCCTGGCGGCACTCAGCCTGCTGGGCATGGGCCTGATCGTCATTGGCCTGTTGTTCGTGTTCCGCAAGCCCGCTGTTGGCCAGGCGCAACTGCAGGCTGACTAGCAACGCCGGCCGCCCGGCTGCGTGCCGGGCGGCTTACCCTCAGAAGTAGTAGCCGATGTTGATGTTGGTGCGGTAGTACCAGTCGTTGCTGCCAACCGAGTTGGTGCTGGTCCAGCCCGTGCCGTTCTCGGCGCCGCCGAAAGGGTTGGCATTCTTCGCCCAGGTGAAATCGACCCAGGCCATGATCGGCATGGCCAGGAACTGCGCGCCGACGGTAAACATCTGCGAGTCATCCCAGCCGCTCTTGTCTTTCATCATGCGGCTGTAGTCGTTGTAGACCTTGATCTTTTTCAACTGGCCCAGGCTTGGGGTGAAGATGTCGTAGCCGACGTTGA encodes:
- a CDS encoding AsmA family protein, translating into MKRRYRWPLWGLLGITLLLLALHLTLPLLVRNYLNDKLADMGDYRGQVTDVDLALWRGAYKINGLNIVKTSGKVPVPLLEAPLIDLSVSWHSLWHDQAVVAEVTFLKPQLNFVDGASKQSSQTGQGTDWRQQLEKLLPITLNEVRIEDGTLSFRNFNSRPPVNLKATQLDASIRNLTNVEDRKGRRDATFDAKARLLGDASVESSATFDPFSDFDDFKFRLRATAIELRRLNDFASAYGKFDFNAGHGDLVIEAQAQNGRLTGYIKPLLRDVDVFNWQQDVQNQDKGFFRSIWEALVGGSETVLKNQGKNQFATRVELSGSVHKSDISAFEAFLQILRNGFVQAFNARYEQTPPKAD
- the cysK gene encoding cysteine synthase A — translated: MSRIFADNAHSIGNTPLVQINRIAPRGVTVLAKIEGRNPGYSVKCRIGANMIWDAESSGKLKPGMTIVEPTSGNTGIGLAFVAAARGYTLLLTMPASMSIERRKVLKALGAQLELTDPAKGMKGAIEKANELVASDPAKYFLPGQFENPANPAIHEKTTGPEIWNDTDGAVDVLVAGVGTGGTITGVSRYIKQTKGKAILSVAVEPSSSPVITQARAGEEIKPSPHKIQGIGAGFVPKNLDLSMVDQVELVTDEESKAMALRLMQEEGILCGISSGAAMAAAVRLAEKPEMQGKTIVVVLPDSGERYLSSMLFADLFTEQENQQ
- a CDS encoding aspartyl/asparaginyl beta-hydroxylase domain-containing protein, coding for MTFSFVAKAGVLLLFFGSTLYVHLRGKARLPMLRQFVNHSALFAPYNALMYLFSGVPSKPYLDRSRFPELDVLKDNWEVIREEAMHLFDEGYIRAAEKDNDAGFGSFFKKGWKRFYLKWYDKPLPSAETLCPKTVELVNSIPNVKGAMFALLPGGSHLNPHRDPFAGSLRYHLGLSTPNSDDCRIYVDGQVYAWRDGEDVMFDETYVHWVKNETQTTRVILFCDVERPLNSPLMTRINRKVSAFLGRATAPQNTDDERVGGINQAYAWSKRFSNVISSRVKQFKRANPKAYRVLRPVLAVVVAYLLYRWLF
- a CDS encoding DMT family transporter; this encodes MSVLAKQSVVSVATTSLFVLLWSSGAIVSKLGLAHASPFAFLLLRSALALAGLLLLSPLLKLHWPRTRPAVLQALATGCVLLGAYQIFYLLALNTQVTPGVMATVMGVQPILTVVLMERQRSWSRLFGLGLGLSGLIMVVYQGINLGGVSLAGMLFALLALMSMTFGSIMQKRITRNPLGTLPLQYFAGLVMCAVFAPFQPLQVELTGSFVGALLWMGLVVSLLATLLLYRLIAQGNLVNVTSLFYLVPAVTAVMDYLIFGNRLAALSLLGMGLIVIGLLFVFRKPAVGQAQLQAD